The following are from one region of the Haloactinomyces albus genome:
- a CDS encoding DUF885 domain-containing protein, which yields MDARTFVTEYLMLGLRFDRIAAGFVDCYTGDAELRRRVHDEPRPDPARLAAMAGRLRADLAETDLAETDPIEAGTGPCASELPQQRRRFLDSQLAALECSGRILAGERLPFRSEVEAYFQVTIARGDQDAYRRAHVELAEVLPGGGALRERIAAVRESERVPIGKLEPCVRALSGALRARVRQRFGLPEQEDVEYRLVTGRPWSGLHSYLGNYRSRVAVNADSPQRMANLAHLVAHEAYPGHHTQHCRRGSRSPAGTSADAAPSSRPRRDEQDLSLVNTPQCLMSEGLADLGLHAAIGAGWGPWAAEIFADLGLRLEGERAERMTEILDRLRPVRQDAALMLHEEHADETEVIAYLQRWLLVPEERARRLVGFLAHPLWRAYTTTYVEGYRLLRSWLRARPQEVTPEERYRRLLDEPLVPRSLRAELAGRTRI from the coding sequence ATGGACGCGCGCACGTTCGTCACCGAGTATCTGATGCTCGGTTTGCGGTTCGACCGGATCGCCGCCGGATTCGTCGACTGCTACACCGGAGATGCGGAATTGCGCAGGAGGGTGCACGACGAGCCACGGCCCGACCCGGCACGGCTCGCGGCGATGGCCGGACGGTTGCGCGCCGACCTGGCCGAGACCGACCTGGCCGAGACCGATCCGATCGAGGCCGGCACCGGTCCGTGCGCGAGCGAGCTGCCACAGCAGCGTCGGCGATTCCTGGATTCGCAACTGGCCGCGCTGGAGTGTTCCGGCCGCATCCTCGCAGGGGAGCGCCTGCCCTTCCGGAGCGAGGTGGAGGCGTACTTCCAGGTCACCATCGCAAGAGGGGATCAGGACGCCTACCGGCGGGCACACGTCGAACTCGCCGAGGTCCTGCCCGGAGGAGGGGCACTGCGGGAACGAATCGCTGCGGTTCGCGAGTCCGAGCGGGTGCCGATCGGCAAGCTCGAACCCTGTGTGCGGGCTCTGTCCGGTGCGTTGCGTGCTCGGGTGCGGCAGAGATTCGGTCTGCCCGAGCAGGAAGACGTCGAATACCGCCTCGTGACCGGCCGACCGTGGAGCGGATTGCACAGCTATCTCGGGAATTACCGGTCACGAGTGGCCGTCAACGCCGACTCGCCGCAGCGTATGGCGAACCTGGCGCACCTGGTCGCCCACGAGGCCTATCCCGGACACCACACGCAGCACTGCCGCAGAGGCAGTCGGTCGCCTGCCGGGACCTCCGCCGACGCAGCGCCGTCGAGCAGGCCCAGGCGGGATGAACAGGACCTCTCCCTGGTGAACACGCCGCAGTGCCTGATGTCCGAAGGGCTCGCCGACCTCGGACTCCACGCCGCGATCGGAGCCGGATGGGGGCCGTGGGCGGCGGAGATCTTCGCCGACCTTGGTCTGCGCCTGGAAGGCGAGCGAGCGGAACGGATGACCGAGATCCTGGATCGGCTTCGGCCGGTGCGGCAGGACGCGGCGCTGATGCTGCACGAGGAGCACGCCGACGAAACCGAGGTCATCGCCTACCTGCAGCGGTGGCTGCTGGTCCCGGAAGAGCGGGCCCGCAGACTGGTCGGTTTTCTGGCGCATCCGCTGTGGCGGGCTTACACCACCACCTATGTGGAGGGTTACCGGCTGCTGCGTTCCTGGCTGCGTGCCCGGCCACAGGAAGTCACCCCGGAGGAGCGGTACCGGCGGCTGCTGGACGAGCCCCTCGTGCCGCGGAGCCTGCGTGCGGAACTGGCGGGCAGGACACGGATATGA
- a CDS encoding PfkB family carbohydrate kinase, producing MTSQPRVLCAGLATLDLVQRVEEFPGPNEKVTALDADLLAGGPATGAALTAAALGARTTLVTALGSHPLAEVVRSELTGYGVEIIDTDPHKAGTPPVSAVSVRASTGERNVVSRNAGGGDIASDFLPDAAEADVVLLDGHHPELATRVAASAQQRRIPILLDAGSWKPVLGELLPLVDVAVCSADFRAPATTCLLDQGPALLDHGVRAVAVTRGPEPVLWWRAGQNRVAGEVSVPQATAVDTLGAGDVFHGALARAMASMPWFEDFPGALGVAARVSASRVEHTGRRSWLTDLQQSKDSAPFE from the coding sequence ATGACATCGCAACCGCGGGTGCTGTGCGCCGGGCTCGCCACGCTCGATCTCGTTCAGCGTGTCGAGGAGTTTCCCGGCCCGAACGAGAAGGTGACCGCATTGGACGCCGACCTGCTCGCGGGCGGGCCGGCCACGGGTGCGGCGCTCACGGCGGCTGCGCTGGGAGCGCGTACGACGCTGGTGACCGCATTGGGCAGTCACCCGCTGGCCGAGGTGGTCCGCTCCGAACTGACCGGATACGGGGTGGAGATCATCGATACGGATCCGCACAAGGCGGGGACACCGCCCGTGTCCGCCGTGTCCGTACGTGCGAGCACCGGCGAACGCAACGTCGTATCCAGGAACGCCGGGGGTGGGGACATCGCTTCCGACTTCCTCCCGGATGCGGCGGAGGCGGACGTGGTGCTGCTCGACGGGCATCACCCCGAACTCGCCACTCGCGTCGCGGCGTCTGCGCAACAGCGACGGATCCCGATCCTGCTGGATGCCGGAAGTTGGAAACCGGTACTCGGCGAGCTGCTCCCCCTGGTCGATGTCGCGGTCTGCTCGGCGGACTTCCGCGCCCCGGCGACGACGTGTCTCCTCGATCAGGGACCGGCACTGCTGGACCACGGAGTGCGCGCGGTGGCCGTCACGCGGGGGCCGGAGCCGGTTCTGTGGTGGCGGGCCGGACAAAACCGGGTGGCCGGTGAGGTCTCCGTTCCGCAGGCGACGGCCGTGGACACGCTGGGCGCGGGCGATGTCTTTCACGGCGCCCTCGCTCGAGCGATGGCGTCGATGCCGTGGTTCGAGGATTTTCCCGGTGCTCTCGGTGTCGCCGCGCGGGTTTCGGCGAGCAGGGTCGAGCACACCGGCCGCCGGAGCTGGCTCACCGACCTGCAGCAGAGCAAGGATTCGGCGCCGTTCGAGTGA